TCGTCGATCATCGAATCGCCGCGCACCCGGAGCACGTAGTGTTCGCTCAGGGAGCCCGCGATCATGTCTTCGGGAACGGAGACCGTCTCCTGATCCTGGATGACTTCTATCGGCTGACCCGCCGCCACGTTGCCGTACAGCGGCAGTTCGACCGCGGCGACCTGGAGCTTTCCTTCCACCAGTTCGACCGACCGGCTTTCATTGTAGTTCTTTCGGATATACCCCTTCGCCTGCAGGTTCTGGAGATGTTCGTGCACCGTCGCGAGCGAGCGGTAGCCGAACTCCTCCGCGATCTCCTCGAAGCTCGGGGAATACCCGCGGAACCGTATGAAGCCCTCGAGGAAGTCCAGCATCTCGCGCTGTCGCTTCGTAAGCGCCATCGTTTTTCGCTCCGCTCGAAGCTTCCGCACCGTGCCCGCCCCGGACGCTTGCGGCGGGCCGAAGGATTACCGAACATACCCGAACATGCACCGAAGCGCAACCTTCCACGCGAACCGGGACGACCGCCGGGGTTTTGCGGCGGGATAGCGGCGGTCGCAGCTTGGCGCCCATGGCACACGACACGATTCTCGAAGAGATCCTCGCGGCGAAGCGGGAAGAGGTCGCGCGGCTCCAGTTGTTCCGGAGCGCGATTCGCGCACAGGCGGAGGAAGCCCCGCCGCCGCGCGGTTTCGAGGCGTCGCTGCGCCGGCCCGGGGAAGTCTCCGTCGTGGCGGAGTTCAAGCGCCGCTCACCCTCCGCCGGCGACATCAACCCGTACGCCCAGGCGGCGGGCGTGGCGAGCGTGTACGCCTCCGCGGGGGCGGCTGCGATTTCGGTCCTCACGGACGAACGCTACTTCGGCGGCTCGCTGGACGACCTGAGGTCCGCGAAGGGCGCCGTGGGAGCCCCCATCCTCCGCAAGGACTTCACGCTGGATCCCGTCCAGTTGTACGAGGCGCGGGCCGCGGGCGCGGATGCGGTCCTGCTCATCGTGCGCGCGCTCGGCGACGCCCGGTTGCGGGAACTGCTCGAAATCGCGGGCGAGCTCGGTCTCGGGGCGCTCGTAGAGGCGCACGACGAGGAGGAGATGATGCGGGCGCTCGAAGCCGGGGCCCGGATCGTCGGCGTGAACGCGCGGGACCTCGCGACCTTCGAGGTGGATCTCGAGCGCTCGCTGCGCCTGATCGCGACGCTTCCGGCCGATGTCGTGGCCGTGGCGGAGAGCGGGATCCGGTCCGCGGAGGACGCGGCGGCGGCGGGGGCGGCGGGGGCGGACGCGGTGCTGGTCGGCGGGTGGTTGATGGCAGGCGACCCGGCGGCGGGCGTCGAGGCGCTCGTCGGCCATCCGCAGCGGCCCCGGAGCGACCGGATGCACCCGGCGGGCGCCGAGGCCTCGATGGACGGCGACGGCGCGCCGTGACCCGCGCCAGGGTGAAGATCTGCGGTCTCCGGGAGCCGCGGCACGCCGCCGCGACGTCTCGCGCCGGAGCGGACTACGTGGGCGTCGTGTTCGCCGGCCGGGTGCGGGAGATCACGGCCGGGGAAGCCGCCGGCGTCGTGGAGGCGCTCGAGGGCGGCACGCGCGCCGTGGGCGTGTTCGTGGACGCGGGCCCGGCGGAGATCCTCGTCAAACGGGACATCGCGGGGTTTCACGTGGCTCAGCTCGCCGGCGCCGAGCCGCCCGACCTCTGCGAGCGCCTCCGGGCTGAGGGATTGGAGGTCTGGAAGGGTCTCCGGCCCACGTCGAGCGACGACCTGCTCCGGGGGTGGGACGAGTACCGGGAGGCGGCGGACGCGATCCTCCTGGAGGGGTTCTCGCCGCGCGGACCCGGAGGCACCGGGACGGCCTTCCCGTACGAGTGGCTGGCGGGGCTGGAACGGGACGGGTGTGGGCTCGCCCTCGCGGGCGGGCTGAACGCGGACAACGTGGCGCGCGCGATCCGCGACGTGCGTCCCGACATCGTCGACGTTTCCTCGGGCGTCGAGCGGGCCCGGGGGGAGAAGTCGACCGAACTCATCCTCGAATTCCTGGCGGCCGCCCAACGAGCGGCGGCGAAATGAGCAGCCCGGCCCCCGGCTGGTTCGGCGACTTCGGCGGGCAGTTCGTGCCCGAGACGCTGATCCCCGCGCTCGACGAACTCACGGCGGCCTGGGCCGAGGCGTGCGACGATCCCTCCTTCGCGGAGGCCCTCGAGATCAGCCTCGCCCATTACGTGGGACGGCCCACGCCGCTCTACCGGGCGCCACGCCTCGGGGCGGATCTCGGGCTCGACCTGTGGCTGAAGCGTGAGGACCTCAACCACACGGGCGCCCACAAGATCAACAACACGATCGGCCAGGCGCTGCTCGCGAAGCGCATGAAGAAGGCCCGGATCATCGCCGAGACCGGCGCGGGCCAGCACGGCGTGGCGACGGCCACCGCCTGCGCGGCGCTCGACTTCGAGTGCGCCGTCTACATGGGAGAGGAGGACATGCGCCGGCAGGCGCTCAACGTCGAGCGCATGGAGATGCTGGGTGCCGAAGTCATCCCCGTCTCAAGCGGGAGCCGGACGCTCAAGGACGCGACGAACGAGGCGATCCGCGACTGGGTCACGAACGTGGACACGACGCACTACATCATCGGCTCCGTCGTCGGCCCCGCGCCCTATCCGGCGCTCGTGCGCGACTTCCAGCGCGTCATCGGCGACGAGACCGGCCGGCAACTCGCCGAGCACGGCGTGGAGCCGGATGCCGTCTTCGCCTGCGTGGGCGGCGGCTCCAACGCGATCGGCATCTTCACCCCCTTCATCGAGCGCAACCGCGAACTCCCGGCGGAGACGCGCGTCGCCCTCGTCGGCGTGGAGGCGGCGGGGCACGGGGTCGAAACCGGCCGGCACTCCGCCTCGCTCACGGCGGGCGAGCCCGGGGTGCTTCACGGCAACTACAGCTACCTGCTCCAGGACGAGGACGGCCAGGTGATTCCCGCCCATTCCGTCTCCGCCGGCCTCGACTATCCCGGCGTCGGCCCGGAGCACTCGTGGCTCAAGGAGACGGGACAGGTCCGCTACGAATCGGTGACGGATGAGGAGGCCCTCGCGGCGTTCCGGGATCTGTGCCGGCTGGAGGGGCTGATCCCCGCGCTCGAGAGCGCCCACGCGCTGGCGGGCCTGCGGCGGGAAGCCGCGCGCTGGGCGGGGAGCCGCGTCGTCATCTGCCTCAGCGGCCGGGGCGACAAGGACGTGGAGGAAGTCGCCCGCATCCTGGCGGCGGGTGACGAACCTGGTGGCGACGCCGGCTCGGGCGGGCGCTGACCGTGGCCTTCATCGACTACCCGGATCCGGCGGGGATCCCCGAGGAGGACCGCGTCGCGGACGACGACAACATCATCCGCATTCACGGCGTCCACAGCCGCGTCATCCGGCTCCACTACGACCTCTACCGCGAACTCATGTACGGACCGGGGCCGCTGACCCGGATCCAGAGGGAGATGATCGCGGTCGTCGTGTCGGGCCTCAACGCCTGCCGCTACTGAATTGTCCATCACGGAGAGGGTCTCCGTCGTCTGCTCGAGGTGGCCAACGCCAGCGGTTCCAGCGAGGAGAACGAACGCCTCATCGCTGCCCTCGCGACGGACCATGCGGCGGCCGAGCTGGACGAGGCCGACCGGGCGATGCTCGACTACGCCGCGCGGCTCACGCTCGACCCGGGCGGCGAGCACGGATCCGCGGTCGAGGGATTGAAGGCGCGCGGCTTCGATGATCGCGCGATCCACGATATCTGCGCGGTCACCGCCTACTATGCATTCGTGAACCGGATCGCCGACGGGCTCGGCGTCGAACTCGAAGACGAGGGAGGCTAACGGAAAGTGGCCATGCTCCCGCCGACACCGCCGCAGGGCGCACCCGGTACGCCGGGCGCCCCCGCCGTTCCCGTGAATCTCGACCATCTGCTGCTGGGGACCGCCGACCTCGAGGAGGGAGTGGCGTGGGTGGCCGAGCGGCTCGGCGTCGAAGCCGCGTTCGGCGGTCGCCACGAGAACCTCGGCACCGCGAACCATCTCCTCTCGCTCGGGGGGGACATCTATCTCGAGATCCTCGGTCCCGACCCCGAAGCGCCGCCCCGGGACGAGCCGCTCCCGTTCGGAATCGAGGGACTCGCCGAGCCCCGACTCGTCACGTGGGCGGCCCGCGGGACCGACCTCGAGGCGCTCGTCGCGCGGGCGTCGAGCCGGGGCGTTCCGCTGGGGTCGGTGCGGCCCGGCTCCCGGCTCCGGCCGGACGGCACCGAACTGAGCTGGGAGATCACGGCCTTCGCCGCCGTCCTCCACGATGGTCTCGTACCTTTCTTCATCGACTGGGGAACGACGCCGCACCCGGCCCGCGCGACGCCGCCGGGCGGGCGGCTGATCTCGTTCCGGGCCGAACACCCGGACCCCTCCGCGGTACGATCGACCCTCGAGTCGCTGGACCTGGCGCTCGAAGTGGACGAGGGGCCGGAGCCCGCGCTCGTGGCGAGGATCCGTACCCTGGACGGCGACGACGTGGAGTTGCGCTAGCAGAACTGTCTTCAAGTTTCGAGGCGATATTCATGGGACTCATGAGCGATACACATCGGGCACATCGCGGCGGTCGCACGATCGGTCTGGCCGCAGGCTTCCTGACACTGGCCCTGGTCGCGGCCGGGTGCGTGGACGACCCGGCGGATCCCACGGGGCCGGAGCCGGGCTCGGACGGGACGCCGATCACGCTGGCGGCGGCCATCTCCGAGACGGGGCGGCACGGCGTGGAGGGGATTGAAGTCGTGCGCGGGTATCGTCTCGCCGTCGAGATCCTCAACGAGAAGGGGGGGATTCGCGGCCGGCCGGTGCAGTTGGAGATTCGCGACGACGGGAGCGATGCCCAGGCAAGCGCGCGCCTGTACGCGGAGCTCATCGCCTCCGGGACGGTCGAGGCGCTGCTGGGGCCGTACAGCAGCCCGATCACGGAAACCGTCCTCGCCGTGAACGAGGCCGCGGGCATGCCGATGGTCGCGCCGATGGCGGCGGCGCCCTCGATCTGGTCCGAGCGGCAGCGGCAATGGAGCGTCCAGTTGCTGACTCCGGGGCCGGCCTACCTGCAGGGTTCCGTGGAGGTGGCCGTGTTCGGCGGGGCCCGGACCGCGGCGATCGTGTACGAGAACAGTTCGTTTCCGGCATCGGTGGTCGAGGGCGTGCGCGAAGCGGTCCGCCGCCACGGACTGGAGATCGTGCTGGACCAGTCCTATGAGGTGGGAGCCGCCGACCACGAGGCGATCGCCACTGCGGCACGGGACGCCGGCGCGGACCTCTTCATCGGCGGCGGCTACACGGCCGACGCCGCCGGCTTCGCCACTGCGGCGCCCGTCGTGGGCTACAGGCCGGTCCTCATGAGCCTGATCATCGGGCCTGGTCAGCAGCACTTCGTCGAGGACGTAGGGCAGGCCGCGCGGTGCGTCGCCGGCAACTCGCCCTGGCACCCGGCCCTCGAGACATCCGGGTTCATCGCGGACAACGCAACCTTCGTCAGCCGCTTCGAGGCGGCGCACGGAGCGACGCCGGGCTACCACGCGGCAGGCGGCTTCGCGGCCGTGGAACTCGTGGCCGAAGGGCTCGACCAGACGATCTCCGGGATGGGCGGACCCAACCGCGGCGCGCTGCGCGACTTCCTGTTCTCGGCCCGTACCGGGACCATCGCGGGTCCGTACGAGGTCTTTCCCATGGGCGAAGCGGAGGCCGGCGCCCAGCGCGGGCTCAAGGGGTTGCAGGTCCAGTGGCAGGACGACGGCGCCGGCGGGCTCGCCCTCCGGATCGTGCATCCGTGGGCCGCCGCCAACGCCACCCCCTGCTACACGCGCTGACCGCGGCCTGGTGGACATCGCGCTGATCTCCGTCTCCATCGACCTCGGCGCCGGACGCCGGGGCGTGGACATGGGGCCCTCCGCTCTGCGCATCGCCGGGATCAGCCAGGAGATCGAAGCGGTCGGCCACAGCATCGTCGAACTGGGCACCGTGACGGCCGGCGGGCTGGAGACCACGGACGCGGGCGAGCACGAGTTGCGCTTCCTGGACGAGATCGTCCACGTGGCGGAGGAGACACGGAAGCTCGTGGGCGAGGGACTGGCCCGGGGCTGCACGCCGCTCGTGCTCGGCGGCGACCATTCGCTCTCGATCGGATCGGTGGCGGCGGTCGCCGACCACCACCGGTCCCGGGGGGCGTCCATCGGCGTCATCTGGGTGGACGCCCACGCCGACATGAACCGCCCCGACACCACGCCCACCGGGAACATTCACGGCATGCCGCTCGCGGTGCTGCTGGGGCACGGGGAGCCGCAACTGACCCGCGGCGCGGCGAGCGTCGCCC
This portion of the Candidatus Palauibacter australiensis genome encodes:
- a CDS encoding peroxidase yields the protein MANASGSSEENERLIAALATDHAAAELDEADRAMLDYAARLTLDPGGEHGSAVEGLKARGFDDRAIHDICAVTAYYAFVNRIADGLGVELEDEGG
- a CDS encoding amino acid ABC transporter substrate-binding protein — its product is MSDTHRAHRGGRTIGLAAGFLTLALVAAGCVDDPADPTGPEPGSDGTPITLAAAISETGRHGVEGIEVVRGYRLAVEILNEKGGIRGRPVQLEIRDDGSDAQASARLYAELIASGTVEALLGPYSSPITETVLAVNEAAGMPMVAPMAAAPSIWSERQRQWSVQLLTPGPAYLQGSVEVAVFGGARTAAIVYENSSFPASVVEGVREAVRRHGLEIVLDQSYEVGAADHEAIATAARDAGADLFIGGGYTADAAGFATAAPVVGYRPVLMSLIIGPGQQHFVEDVGQAARCVAGNSPWHPALETSGFIADNATFVSRFEAAHGATPGYHAAGGFAAVELVAEGLDQTISGMGGPNRGALRDFLFSARTGTIAGPYEVFPMGEAEAGAQRGLKGLQVQWQDDGAGGLALRIVHPWAAANATPCYTR
- the lexA gene encoding transcriptional repressor LexA; amino-acid sequence: MALTKRQREMLDFLEGFIRFRGYSPSFEEIAEEFGYRSLATVHEHLQNLQAKGYIRKNYNESRSVELVEGKLQVAAVELPLYGNVAAGQPIEVIQDQETVSVPEDMIAGSLSEHYVLRVRGDSMIDEQIRDGDYVIVQSRETAHNGEMVIALVDGENATMKKIYLEQGRIRLQPANPALAPIYLNPSQVTIQGVVIGVIRRY
- a CDS encoding VOC family protein, which produces MLPPTPPQGAPGTPGAPAVPVNLDHLLLGTADLEEGVAWVAERLGVEAAFGGRHENLGTANHLLSLGGDIYLEILGPDPEAPPRDEPLPFGIEGLAEPRLVTWAARGTDLEALVARASSRGVPLGSVRPGSRLRPDGTELSWEITAFAAVLHDGLVPFFIDWGTTPHPARATPPGGRLISFRAEHPDPSAVRSTLESLDLALEVDEGPEPALVARIRTLDGDDVELR
- a CDS encoding phosphoribosylanthranilate isomerase, producing MTRARVKICGLREPRHAAATSRAGADYVGVVFAGRVREITAGEAAGVVEALEGGTRAVGVFVDAGPAEILVKRDIAGFHVAQLAGAEPPDLCERLRAEGLEVWKGLRPTSSDDLLRGWDEYREAADAILLEGFSPRGPGGTGTAFPYEWLAGLERDGCGLALAGGLNADNVARAIRDVRPDIVDVSSGVERARGEKSTELILEFLAAAQRAAAK
- the rocF gene encoding arginase; protein product: MVDIALISVSIDLGAGRRGVDMGPSALRIAGISQEIEAVGHSIVELGTVTAGGLETTDAGEHELRFLDEIVHVAEETRKLVGEGLARGCTPLVLGGDHSLSIGSVAAVADHHRSRGASIGVIWVDAHADMNRPDTTPTGNIHGMPLAVLLGHGEPQLTRGAASVAPENVSVLGARSLDGGEKRLIRELGVRVFTMSEIDERGVGACMDEAVERAGAGTSGFHLSFDVDALDPRIAPGVGTPVRGGLTYREGHLVCEKAAHSGKLLSLELVELNPILDHRNQTAELGVGLVASALGAAIL
- the trpB gene encoding tryptophan synthase subunit beta — translated: MSSPAPGWFGDFGGQFVPETLIPALDELTAAWAEACDDPSFAEALEISLAHYVGRPTPLYRAPRLGADLGLDLWLKREDLNHTGAHKINNTIGQALLAKRMKKARIIAETGAGQHGVATATACAALDFECAVYMGEEDMRRQALNVERMEMLGAEVIPVSSGSRTLKDATNEAIRDWVTNVDTTHYIIGSVVGPAPYPALVRDFQRVIGDETGRQLAEHGVEPDAVFACVGGGSNAIGIFTPFIERNRELPAETRVALVGVEAAGHGVETGRHSASLTAGEPGVLHGNYSYLLQDEDGQVIPAHSVSAGLDYPGVGPEHSWLKETGQVRYESVTDEEALAAFRDLCRLEGLIPALESAHALAGLRREAARWAGSRVVICLSGRGDKDVEEVARILAAGDEPGGDAGSGGR
- the trpC gene encoding indole-3-glycerol phosphate synthase TrpC, giving the protein MAHDTILEEILAAKREEVARLQLFRSAIRAQAEEAPPPRGFEASLRRPGEVSVVAEFKRRSPSAGDINPYAQAAGVASVYASAGAAAISVLTDERYFGGSLDDLRSAKGAVGAPILRKDFTLDPVQLYEARAAGADAVLLIVRALGDARLRELLEIAGELGLGALVEAHDEEEMMRALEAGARIVGVNARDLATFEVDLERSLRLIATLPADVVAVAESGIRSAEDAAAAGAAGADAVLVGGWLMAGDPAAGVEALVGHPQRPRSDRMHPAGAEASMDGDGAP